A stretch of Tigriopus californicus strain San Diego chromosome 11, Tcal_SD_v2.1, whole genome shotgun sequence DNA encodes these proteins:
- the LOC131890317 gene encoding geranylgeranyl transferase type-2 subunit beta-like yields MAQVTSTGVTGGARKPLALSSPGPTNLLLEQHAKFVVKYSENKDDYEFVMSEFLRINGVYWSLTALDLMYAKEELHKEEIMSFVLQCYDSESGGFSPAHRHDPHILYTLSAIQVAATFDAMDRLDQESVVRYIQKLQNKDGSFSGDIMGEVDNRFSFCAVSCLALLKRLDAIDVDNAVNYICSCLNFDGGFGSQAGSESHAGLIFCCIGVLSITQQLHRIDADIIGHWLCQRQLPCGGLNGRPEKLPDVCYSWWVLSSLAMIGRLHWIDSKDISQFILASQDEETGGISDRPGDLPDPFHTLFGLAGISLLGNTKLKTVNPVFCMAQEVLDRMGIKPQLLET; encoded by the exons ATGGCCCAAGTTACTTCTACAGGTGTGACAGGAGGGGCTAGGAAGCCGTTAGCTCTGTCATCACCCGGACCCACAAATCTTTTGTTGGAGCAACACGCCAAGTTTGTGGTTAAATATAGTGAAAACAAAGATGATTACGAATTTGTGATGTCAGAATTTCTTCGAATCAATGGGGTGTACTGGAGTTTGACTGCTTTAGACTTAATGTATGCCAAAGAGGAATTGCACAAAGAGGAG atcATGTCATTTGTTTTGCAATGCTACGACTCTGAATCTGGGGGATTTTCTCCCGCTCACCGACATGACCCCCATATCTTATACACCCTCAGTGCTATTCAAGTAGCTGCCACATTCGACGCAATGGATCGCTTGGACCAAGAAAGTGTGGTGCGCTACATacaaaagcttcaaaataaaGATGGAAGCTTTTCTGGAGATATAATGGGCGAAGTTGACAACAGATTCTCTTTCTGCGCTGTCTCTTGCTTAGCTTTGCTCAAACGGTTAGATGCCATTGATGTGGATAATGCCGTAAACTATATCTGCTCATGTCTGAACTTTGATGGAGGATTTGGAAGTCAAGCGGGAAGCGAGAGTCACGCCGGATTGATATTTTGTTGTATTGGGGTTTTGTCAATCACCCAACAACTGCATCGGATAGATGCTGATATCATTGGTCACTGGCTCTGCCAAAGACAATTACCTTGCGGAGGTCTGAATGGTCGACCGGAGAAACTACCGGATGTGTGCTACAGTTGGTGGGTCCTTTCTTCATTGGCCATGATTGGTAGGCTGCATTGGATTGACTCCAAAGACATCAGTCAATTTATCTTGGCTAGTCAAGATGAGGAGACCGGGGGTATCTCGGATCGTCCTGGTGATCTACCGGATCCTTTCCACACCCTTTTTGGCCTAGCTGGAATTTCTCTCTTAGGAAATACCAAGCTAAAAACGGTCAATCCTGTATTTTGCATGGCCCAAGAGGTTTTGGATAGAATGGGAATCAAACCGCAACTCCTAGAAACATGA
- the LOC131891056 gene encoding uncharacterized protein LOC131891056 isoform X1 — protein MWKIAILFVLIDFSSMSMALKEKGQQISSNGDVMPIIRQQSILVTENTLKDEVSDNCFIRSICFVGTMDKTEAPRFSMVDGTRTYIDLLHSMISDRTIIGSEMIEETFPNIHKVLSSHTIGRDTRSKKMCASLFPCSMPVDATVQVILKPPMRHGRATCKAAGTLCPGVSIGCALCGIFSPGTCGTQCIVAGLYCGVSGYACKVEQMEAPTQPTDSTTTTKEHVDLTEFMFGPRYT, from the exons ATgtggaaaattgcaattttatttGTTCTCATCGACTTCTCAAGCAtgtcaatggccttgaaaGAGAAG GGCCAACAGATATCGTCAAATGGCGATGTTATGCCAATCATTCGACAGCAATCTATTCTTGTAACAGAGAACACTCTCAAGGATGAGGTGTCTGATAACTGCTTTATTCGGTCGATTTGCTTCGTCGGTACCATGGACAAGACCGAAGCGCCACGTTTTTCAATGGTAGACGGAACACGAACGTACATTGATCTTCTCCATAGTATGATTTCTGATCGTACTATTATTGGTTCCGAAATGATTGAAGAGACTTTTCCCAACATCCATAAAGTGTTGTCTAG CCATACTATCGGAAGGGATACTCGGAGCAAGAAAATGTGCGCCTCCTTATTCCCTTGTAGTATGCCCGTTGATGCAACTGTTCAGGTGATCTTGAAACCCCCAATGCGCCATGGTCGTGCAACTTGTAAAGCAGCTGGAACGCTTTGCCCTGGTGTTTCTATCGGTTGCGCATTGTGTGGAATTTTCTCGCCTGGAACCTGTGGGACACAATGCATCGTAGCTGGTTTATATTGTGGAGTCAGTGGCTACGCTTGTAAGGTCGAACAGATGGAGGCGCCTACCCAACCGACTGATTCTACAACCACAACCAAGGAGCACGTAGATTTGACTGAATTCATGTTCGGACCACGTTATACATGA
- the LOC131891056 gene encoding uncharacterized protein LOC131891056 isoform X2, protein MNGNCQLGLFFHGSLGQQISSNGDVMPIIRQQSILVTENTLKDEVSDNCFIRSICFVGTMDKTEAPRFSMVDGTRTYIDLLHSMISDRTIIGSEMIEETFPNIHKVLSSHTIGRDTRSKKMCASLFPCSMPVDATVQVILKPPMRHGRATCKAAGTLCPGVSIGCALCGIFSPGTCGTQCIVAGLYCGVSGYACKVEQMEAPTQPTDSTTTTKEHVDLTEFMFGPRYT, encoded by the exons atgaatggaaattgccaattaggtttgttttttcacggctctttg GGCCAACAGATATCGTCAAATGGCGATGTTATGCCAATCATTCGACAGCAATCTATTCTTGTAACAGAGAACACTCTCAAGGATGAGGTGTCTGATAACTGCTTTATTCGGTCGATTTGCTTCGTCGGTACCATGGACAAGACCGAAGCGCCACGTTTTTCAATGGTAGACGGAACACGAACGTACATTGATCTTCTCCATAGTATGATTTCTGATCGTACTATTATTGGTTCCGAAATGATTGAAGAGACTTTTCCCAACATCCATAAAGTGTTGTCTAG CCATACTATCGGAAGGGATACTCGGAGCAAGAAAATGTGCGCCTCCTTATTCCCTTGTAGTATGCCCGTTGATGCAACTGTTCAGGTGATCTTGAAACCCCCAATGCGCCATGGTCGTGCAACTTGTAAAGCAGCTGGAACGCTTTGCCCTGGTGTTTCTATCGGTTGCGCATTGTGTGGAATTTTCTCGCCTGGAACCTGTGGGACACAATGCATCGTAGCTGGTTTATATTGTGGAGTCAGTGGCTACGCTTGTAAGGTCGAACAGATGGAGGCGCCTACCCAACCGACTGATTCTACAACCACAACCAAGGAGCACGTAGATTTGACTGAATTCATGTTCGGACCACGTTATACATGA